In Streptomyces sp. SLBN-118, the following are encoded in one genomic region:
- a CDS encoding GNAT family N-acetyltransferase — protein MFAMSLGDGAELRPLEPWRADEFLAHMDRGREYIGQYVGLPDVVADIDSARNWLQKYADKAAADTGRLYGIWLDGLLVGGVLLRIFDAATGNCEAGCWLEPAAAGRGLVTRAVRLIIDWAIQERGMHRVEWLVSSKNTPSINVAKRLGMSLDGVQRENDPYRGVRQDTEIWSVLAPEWRAAQRAR, from the coding sequence ATGTTCGCGATGTCCCTGGGTGACGGAGCCGAGCTGAGGCCCCTGGAGCCCTGGCGGGCCGACGAGTTCCTCGCTCACATGGACCGTGGCCGCGAATACATCGGCCAGTACGTCGGACTCCCCGATGTCGTGGCCGACATCGACTCCGCGCGGAACTGGCTCCAGAAGTACGCCGACAAGGCCGCGGCCGACACCGGCCGGCTCTACGGCATCTGGCTCGACGGGCTCCTTGTCGGTGGTGTCCTCTTAAGGATCTTCGACGCGGCTACGGGCAACTGCGAGGCCGGCTGCTGGCTGGAACCGGCCGCCGCCGGACGCGGTCTGGTCACCCGCGCGGTACGGCTGATCATCGACTGGGCGATCCAGGAACGCGGAATGCACCGTGTCGAGTGGCTCGTATCCTCCAAGAACACGCCGAGCATCAACGTGGCCAAGCGGCTCGGCATGAGCCTCGACGGCGTCCAGCGCGAGAACGACCCGTACCGGGGCGTACGGCAGGACACCGAGATCTGGTCGGTTCTCGCACCCGAGTGGCGTGCCGCGCAAAGGGCCCGGTGA
- a CDS encoding mechanosensitive ion channel family protein translates to MNRDLTMHDLFVAGIAVAAGIAAALVLRVILKWLGIRADRTRWSGDDILVHALRALAPWGAITGGAAVAASVLPLSAGVQRNVTMVLTAVLIMAATLTAARIVAGLVQALAQSKSGVAGSATIFVNITRVLVLAMGFLVVLETVGVSIAPLLTALGVGGLAVALALQDTLANLFAGVHILASRTVQPGDYIRLSSGEEGYVVDINWRNTVVRQLSNNLVIIPNTKLSGTNMTNFHRPDQQMTLNVQVGVGYDCDLDHVERVTTEVVESVMEDIDGGLPDHEPAVRFHTFGDSRISFTVILGVGEFSDQYRIKHEFIKRLHRRYRAEGISVPAPTRTIALRQGEASIPHQLLSTEPMTAPKHGTPPV, encoded by the coding sequence GTGAACCGGGACCTCACCATGCACGACCTGTTCGTCGCCGGAATCGCCGTGGCCGCAGGCATCGCGGCCGCCCTTGTGCTGCGGGTGATCCTCAAATGGCTCGGTATACGGGCCGACAGAACCCGCTGGAGCGGTGACGACATCCTCGTCCACGCCCTGCGCGCACTGGCCCCCTGGGGCGCGATCACCGGTGGCGCGGCAGTCGCGGCGTCAGTTCTGCCGCTGAGCGCCGGGGTCCAGCGCAACGTCACCATGGTGCTCACCGCCGTGCTCATCATGGCCGCGACGCTCACGGCCGCGAGGATCGTCGCCGGGCTGGTGCAGGCTCTTGCCCAGTCCAAGTCCGGTGTCGCCGGATCGGCCACCATTTTCGTGAACATCACCCGCGTCCTGGTGCTGGCCATGGGTTTCCTGGTCGTGCTGGAGACCGTGGGCGTGTCCATCGCACCGTTGCTCACCGCGCTGGGCGTCGGAGGTCTGGCAGTGGCCCTCGCCCTGCAGGACACGCTGGCCAATCTCTTCGCAGGCGTGCACATCCTTGCTTCCCGAACGGTGCAGCCCGGTGACTACATCCGGCTCAGCAGCGGCGAGGAGGGCTATGTCGTCGACATCAACTGGCGCAACACCGTGGTCCGTCAGCTCTCCAACAACCTGGTGATCATCCCCAACACGAAGCTGTCCGGCACCAACATGACCAACTTCCACCGGCCGGACCAGCAGATGACGCTGAACGTCCAGGTGGGAGTCGGCTACGACTGCGACTTGGACCATGTCGAGCGGGTCACCACGGAGGTCGTTGAGAGCGTGATGGAGGACATCGACGGCGGCCTGCCCGACCATGAACCGGCCGTTCGTTTCCACACGTTCGGCGACTCCCGGATCAGCTTCACGGTGATCCTTGGGGTCGGCGAGTTCAGTGACCAGTACCGGATCAAGCACGAGTTCATCAAGCGCCTGCACCGGCGCTACCGCGCCGAGGGCATCAGCGTTCCCGCTCCGACTCGCACCATCGCCCTGCGGCAGGGAGAGGCGTCGATTCCCCACCAGCTCTTGTCCACGGAGCCGATGACCGCGCCGAAGCACGGAACGCCGCCCGTGTGA
- a CDS encoding ribose-phosphate pyrophosphokinase, which yields MRDIAVFSGSAHPELAAEVCAHLGVPLSPVRVSRFANDCLEVQLQANCRERDVFLVQPLVTPVQENLVELLLMCDAARGASASRVTVVMSHYAYARSDKKDAPRISIGGRLVADLLVASGADRVLALTLHSPQVHGFFSVPVDHLHALRELAEHFRGYDLSNTTVVSPDLGNAKEAAAFARLLGAKVAAGAKQRFADDRVSISSVIGDVADRDVIVLDDEIAKGSTVLELLGRLRELGARSIRVACTHGLFSAGALKRLSDQPDVLEIVCTNTVPIPAEHRTDKLTVLSIAPALAEAMRRIHNGESVSALFDAP from the coding sequence GTGCGAGACATCGCCGTATTCAGCGGTAGTGCCCATCCCGAATTGGCAGCCGAGGTCTGTGCCCATCTGGGTGTTCCGCTCAGTCCGGTGCGGGTGAGCCGGTTTGCGAATGACTGCCTTGAGGTCCAGTTGCAGGCCAACTGCCGTGAGCGGGACGTCTTTCTGGTCCAGCCGCTGGTCACTCCCGTACAGGAGAACCTCGTTGAGCTGCTGCTGATGTGCGACGCCGCCCGCGGCGCATCGGCCAGTCGCGTCACCGTGGTCATGTCGCACTATGCCTATGCACGTTCGGACAAGAAGGACGCGCCGCGGATCTCGATCGGCGGGCGACTGGTGGCTGATCTCCTGGTGGCTTCGGGGGCCGACCGCGTCCTGGCGCTGACGCTGCACTCGCCTCAGGTGCACGGCTTCTTCTCGGTGCCCGTGGATCATCTGCACGCTCTGCGCGAGCTGGCCGAGCATTTTCGCGGCTACGACCTGTCGAACACGACCGTTGTCTCTCCGGATCTGGGTAACGCCAAGGAGGCGGCCGCATTCGCCCGGCTACTGGGAGCGAAAGTGGCAGCCGGGGCCAAGCAGCGCTTCGCGGACGACCGGGTGAGCATCAGCTCGGTCATCGGGGACGTCGCCGACCGTGATGTCATCGTGCTCGACGACGAGATCGCGAAGGGCAGCACCGTCCTTGAGCTGCTGGGCCGGCTGAGGGAGTTGGGCGCCAGGTCGATCCGGGTCGCCTGCACGCACGGTCTGTTCTCCGCCGGCGCCCTCAAGCGTCTGTCCGATCAGCCCGATGTGCTGGAGATCGTCTGTACGAACACCGTGCCCATCCCGGCCGAACACCGCACGGACAAGCTGACGGTCCTGTCGATCGCCCCGGCGCTGGCCGAGGCCATGCGGCGAATCCACAACGGCGAGTCGGTCAGCGCGCTGTTCGATGCACCGTGA
- a CDS encoding substrate-binding domain-containing protein, which translates to MSTRATQSGSRATLVDLVTGEPDSSWVAELLAGIEQVAHEHGVGVAFHPVHYRATPGMDWLDSLAERGTAGIIAARTGLNAYQRREIAGRGIPAVLVDATDHSDDALPSVTATSRHGALTAAQHLTGLGHRRIAVIGGPSGSHFAGSLVAGYREALTVAHIPYDPFLVRFGGFRQEEGHRHAWSLLRARTPPTAILTGSTTQALGVYKASRDLGVRVPDGLSVVGFDDLTHASWISPSLTTVRRPLREIGGVAMRMVTTLMDGGELTVVRAELATHLVLRHSTAAPHRRTR; encoded by the coding sequence GTGTCCACGCGGGCGACGCAGAGCGGCAGCCGGGCCACCCTGGTCGACCTGGTGACCGGAGAACCGGACAGCTCCTGGGTCGCGGAACTGCTTGCCGGAATCGAACAAGTCGCGCATGAGCACGGCGTCGGAGTGGCGTTCCACCCAGTGCACTACCGGGCCACACCGGGCATGGACTGGCTGGATTCGCTGGCCGAACGCGGAACCGCGGGCATCATCGCCGCACGCACCGGCTTGAACGCCTACCAGCGCCGCGAGATCGCCGGGCGCGGAATCCCGGCCGTCCTCGTCGATGCCACCGATCACTCGGACGACGCGCTGCCTTCCGTCACAGCGACCAGCCGGCACGGTGCGCTGACCGCCGCGCAGCACCTCACAGGACTCGGTCACCGGCGGATCGCGGTGATCGGCGGGCCGTCCGGATCCCATTTCGCCGGCAGCCTCGTCGCCGGCTACCGCGAAGCGCTGACGGTCGCCCATATCCCGTACGACCCGTTCCTCGTCCGGTTCGGCGGCTTTCGCCAGGAGGAAGGCCACCGACACGCCTGGTCGCTGCTGAGGGCGCGAACACCACCGACCGCCATCCTCACGGGCAGCACCACGCAGGCCCTGGGTGTCTACAAGGCCTCAAGGGACTTGGGAGTTCGCGTGCCGGACGGGCTCAGCGTCGTAGGTTTCGACGACCTGACCCACGCGTCATGGATCTCGCCGTCGCTCACCACCGTCCGCCGGCCGTTGCGGGAGATCGGAGGGGTGGCGATGCGCATGGTCACGACCTTGATGGACGGCGGCGAACTCACCGTTGTCCGTGCGGAACTTGCCACCCATCTGGTCCTTCGCCACAGCACCGCCGCACCACACCGGCGGACCAGGTGA
- a CDS encoding NAD(P)-dependent alcohol dehydrogenase, with product MKAIVQDRYGSPDVLELKELDRPVPAPNEVLVRVHAAAVNARDWHIMRGDPYIARLMLPSVFGFSGPKRQIRGRDFAGRVEAVGAQVTRFRTGDEVYGDLGNADGAFAEYVCAPDTTVEPKPANLTFEQAAAIPLAGNTALMGLRDVGRVKPGQHVLINGGSGGVGTFAVQIAKSFGAEVTAVCSTRNVDLVRSLGADHVIDYTRDDFTRGGRQYDVVFDLVGNRSLAEYRRALTPAGTLVLSGGGVSGGGSAVGPVGLLIRGQALSPFVRHRLLALTESPGKENLAALRELAESGKVTPVIDRTFPLSQAPEAIRYLEVEHARAKVVITV from the coding sequence ATGAAGGCAATCGTCCAGGACCGGTACGGCTCACCCGACGTCCTGGAACTCAAAGAGCTCGACAGGCCGGTGCCCGCGCCCAACGAGGTTCTTGTACGGGTCCACGCGGCCGCGGTCAACGCGCGCGACTGGCACATCATGCGCGGCGACCCGTACATTGCGCGCCTGATGCTCCCCTCCGTGTTCGGGTTCAGCGGGCCCAAGAGGCAGATCCGGGGCAGGGACTTCGCGGGCCGGGTGGAAGCGGTGGGCGCGCAGGTGACACGGTTCCGTACTGGCGATGAGGTGTACGGCGACCTCGGCAACGCCGACGGAGCGTTCGCCGAGTACGTGTGCGCCCCGGACACGACGGTGGAGCCGAAACCCGCCAACCTGACCTTCGAGCAGGCGGCAGCGATACCGCTGGCGGGCAACACCGCCCTCATGGGCCTGCGCGACGTCGGGCGGGTGAAACCGGGACAGCACGTCCTGATCAATGGTGGGTCGGGCGGCGTGGGAACGTTCGCCGTACAGATCGCCAAGTCGTTCGGCGCGGAGGTGACCGCCGTCTGCAGCACCAGAAACGTGGATCTGGTGCGGTCGCTCGGCGCGGACCACGTCATTGACTACACACGGGACGACTTCACTCGTGGCGGACGGCAGTACGACGTCGTGTTCGACCTGGTGGGGAACCGTTCGCTGGCCGAATACCGGCGCGCGCTGACGCCGGCGGGGACGCTCGTCCTGTCGGGCGGCGGTGTGTCTGGCGGCGGCAGCGCTGTCGGGCCGGTGGGTCTGCTCATCAGGGGTCAGGCGCTCTCCCCCTTCGTCCGTCATCGGCTGCTCGCACTCACGGAGTCGCCGGGCAAGGAGAACCTTGCGGCGCTGAGGGAGCTCGCCGAGTCCGGGAAGGTCACTCCAGTCATCGACCGGACATTTCCGTTGAGCCAGGCACCCGAGGCCATCCGGTACCTCGAAGTGGAGCACGCGCGGGCGAAGGTCGTCATCACGGTGTGA
- a CDS encoding DUF3303 family protein, translating into MRVILRAHLDTQLSNEALKSGKLLKIMQSLGEQLKPEAAYFGPSEGGRSCTFVFDMQDSSQLPTIAEPLFEGLGARIEIQPVMNTEDMKKGLAAVQRG; encoded by the coding sequence ATGAGGGTCATACTGAGAGCACACCTGGACACCCAGCTGTCCAATGAGGCGCTCAAGAGCGGCAAACTGCTGAAGATCATGCAGTCGCTGGGGGAACAGCTCAAGCCCGAGGCCGCCTACTTCGGTCCCAGCGAGGGCGGGCGGAGCTGCACCTTCGTCTTTGACATGCAGGACAGTTCTCAGCTGCCCACCATCGCGGAGCCGCTCTTCGAGGGACTCGGTGCGAGGATCGAGATCCAGCCGGTGATGAACACCGAGGACATGAAGAAGGGGCTTGCCGCGGTGCAGCGGGGCTGA
- a CDS encoding chloramphenicol phosphotransferase CPT family protein, translating to MIIFLNGTSSSGKSSIAKELLAVLDETCFHMPVDAFHAMRSRHELTEEQLHVVLRHTWMGFHRAVAGMAAAGNTVVVDHVLSEPWRLRDCLALFPPQDVVLVGVHCPLPELERREQARGDRPPGLAARQINQVHGHGTYDIECDTGSTSPLDCARQIKTFLPRRPAPTAFERLRAAPLTVPAAVS from the coding sequence CTGATCATCTTCCTGAACGGCACCTCGAGTTCGGGCAAGTCGAGCATCGCGAAGGAGTTGCTCGCCGTCCTTGACGAGACGTGTTTTCACATGCCGGTGGACGCGTTCCATGCCATGCGTTCGCGACACGAACTCACCGAGGAGCAGCTTCATGTCGTACTCAGGCACACATGGATGGGCTTCCACCGAGCGGTCGCCGGAATGGCCGCGGCAGGCAACACCGTCGTCGTGGATCATGTCCTCAGCGAGCCGTGGCGCCTTCGCGACTGCCTGGCACTGTTCCCTCCCCAGGACGTCGTCCTCGTCGGGGTGCACTGCCCCCTGCCGGAGCTGGAACGACGGGAGCAAGCCCGCGGCGATCGTCCGCCAGGGCTGGCCGCCCGCCAGATCAACCAGGTCCATGGCCACGGCACGTACGACATCGAGTGCGACACCGGCAGTACGAGTCCGCTCGACTGCGCCCGCCAGATCAAGACCTTTCTCCCTCGGCGGCCGGCCCCCACCGCGTTCGAACGGCTGAGAGCGGCACCTCTCACCGTGCCCGCGGCCGTCTCATGA
- a CDS encoding S8 family serine peptidase: MAQLRSRRLRAALAVPAGLALTASLGFLPGTAQAAVQDTPATTAAEGPKLSYVVNTKANHGTIKAVEKAIAAAGGTIVITHEKIGVIVVHSTNPDFAKQMRTVKGVQSAGATRTAALAPASTTEIGAPEYVDSAKAQAGAAGTDGAEPLEADQWDLRAIGADKAAKINPGSRNVTVAVIDTGVDDTHPDLAPNFSKSQSANCVGGVADTSDGAWRPYDPANDYHGTHVAGEIAAARNGIGVAGVAPGVKVASIKVSDPTTSLFFPESVVCAFVFAADHGVEITNNSYYIDPWLYNCMDDPDQKAIVDAVNRASLYAQSKGTLHVASAGNSNDDLDSDALVDDSSPDDTTPVPRTVDPHKCFDIPTQLPGVVTVSATGVQNLKSYYSSYGLGVVDVAAPGGDKYQIPDTPSKNGRILATMPNNGYAFLQGTSMAGPHVAGVAALLKSTHPWAGPLALQTLLKAQADNPGCPTGLYDPDGNGIEDSTCKGSKRVNGFYGYGIVNALDAVTQH; the protein is encoded by the coding sequence ATGGCTCAGCTCCGCTCCAGACGCCTGCGTGCCGCTCTCGCGGTGCCGGCCGGTCTGGCGCTGACCGCGTCGCTCGGCTTTCTGCCGGGCACCGCCCAGGCCGCCGTTCAGGACACCCCTGCCACGACGGCCGCGGAGGGCCCCAAGCTCTCGTACGTGGTCAACACCAAGGCGAACCACGGCACCATCAAGGCTGTTGAGAAGGCGATAGCCGCGGCCGGCGGCACGATTGTCATCACCCACGAGAAGATCGGCGTCATCGTCGTCCACTCGACGAACCCCGACTTCGCCAAGCAGATGCGCACGGTCAAGGGCGTACAGAGCGCTGGTGCCACGCGTACCGCCGCACTCGCCCCTGCGAGCACCACCGAGATCGGCGCTCCGGAGTACGTGGACAGCGCCAAAGCCCAGGCAGGCGCGGCCGGCACCGATGGCGCCGAGCCGCTCGAGGCCGACCAGTGGGACCTGCGCGCCATCGGCGCGGACAAGGCCGCCAAGATCAACCCGGGCAGCAGGAACGTCACCGTCGCCGTGATCGACACCGGTGTCGACGACACCCACCCGGACCTCGCCCCGAACTTCTCCAAGAGCCAGTCCGCCAACTGCGTGGGCGGCGTCGCGGACACGAGTGACGGCGCCTGGCGTCCCTACGACCCGGCGAACGACTACCACGGCACGCACGTCGCGGGCGAGATAGCCGCCGCCCGCAACGGCATTGGTGTGGCCGGTGTCGCTCCGGGCGTCAAGGTCGCCTCGATCAAGGTGAGCGACCCGACGACCAGCCTCTTCTTCCCGGAGAGCGTGGTCTGTGCGTTCGTCTTCGCCGCCGACCACGGCGTCGAGATAACCAACAACAGCTATTACATCGACCCGTGGCTCTACAACTGCATGGACGACCCGGACCAGAAGGCCATTGTCGACGCGGTCAACCGGGCCTCGCTCTACGCGCAGAGCAAGGGCACTCTGCACGTCGCGTCCGCGGGCAATTCCAATGACGACCTGGACTCCGACGCCCTTGTCGACGACTCGAGCCCCGACGACACCACCCCGGTCCCGCGGACCGTCGACCCGCACAAGTGCTTCGATATTCCGACCCAGTTGCCCGGTGTCGTCACGGTCTCCGCGACGGGCGTGCAGAACCTGAAGTCGTACTACTCCAGCTACGGACTCGGCGTCGTCGACGTCGCGGCCCCGGGCGGCGACAAGTACCAGATCCCGGACACTCCGTCGAAGAACGGCCGGATCCTGGCGACCATGCCCAACAACGGGTACGCCTTCCTCCAGGGCACGTCGATGGCCGGCCCGCACGTGGCCGGCGTGGCGGCGCTCCTCAAGAGCACCCACCCATGGGCCGGTCCGCTGGCTCTGCAGACCCTGCTCAAGGCCCAGGCGGACAACCCGGGTTGCCCGACCGGCCTGTACGACCCCGATGGCAACGGCATCGAGGACTCGACCTGCAAGGGCTCCAAGCGGGTCAACGGCTTCTACGGTTACGGCATCGTCAACGCACTCGACGCTGTCACACAGCACTGA
- a CDS encoding CHAT domain-containing protein has protein sequence MRRLRTIRRSQREAVARAKKLPASAGLDSVAALRAQADQMLMADLDAVIGDASRGYVLAGTTAVPAVVAASATSRSVVYVVPGFGAGAAIRLEAPETGRELCESITLPDLGLDAVRAQGKKVREVLASDERRIRVRNQAVQEAHEAVGAAVWGPVLDAWPELGGGRVALIPLGESALLPLYTAPVDGTPACGLMDLTVVPSGDALMFAGAWPRPATRDPLIVADPWYDDGEGGRPIPFTVPEARTVAAIHGVEPVILREPEQASEEGEGDRLRTTVGPARPVPPSGEAPHDLAHRITAANLVHLAGHGTLDAHEPLRSAILLGRPLPLSALLEHDIQRGTTVVLSACHLAGIGTHLPGEQLGFPAAMLAMGASSVIAALWSMPDSEQTVALMSWLHEELSGEASPSVALGRAVTRAMAEGIPATVWGPFTHFGA, from the coding sequence ATGCGCCGGCTGCGCACGATCCGGCGCAGCCAGCGGGAGGCCGTGGCGCGGGCGAAGAAGCTCCCGGCGTCGGCCGGTCTCGACTCCGTCGCCGCGCTGCGGGCGCAGGCGGACCAGATGCTGATGGCGGACCTGGACGCGGTCATCGGCGATGCCTCACGCGGATACGTGCTCGCGGGAACGACTGCCGTGCCCGCCGTTGTTGCCGCGAGCGCGACCTCCCGGTCCGTCGTCTATGTCGTACCCGGGTTCGGCGCAGGGGCCGCGATCCGCCTGGAGGCGCCGGAGACCGGACGTGAACTGTGCGAGAGCATCACGCTTCCGGACCTCGGGCTTGACGCCGTCCGGGCCCAGGGGAAGAAGGTGCGTGAGGTCCTGGCGTCGGACGAGCGGCGGATCAGGGTGCGGAACCAGGCAGTGCAGGAGGCGCACGAGGCCGTCGGGGCGGCCGTGTGGGGCCCGGTGCTCGACGCCTGGCCGGAGCTCGGGGGAGGACGCGTCGCCCTGATCCCGCTGGGCGAGAGCGCGTTGCTGCCGCTGTACACGGCACCCGTGGACGGTACGCCGGCCTGTGGTCTGATGGACCTCACCGTCGTTCCGTCCGGGGACGCCCTGATGTTCGCGGGAGCCTGGCCCCGGCCGGCCACGCGCGACCCACTGATCGTGGCCGATCCCTGGTACGACGACGGGGAGGGCGGGAGGCCGATCCCGTTCACCGTTCCCGAAGCCCGGACGGTGGCAGCCATCCACGGCGTGGAGCCGGTGATCCTCCGCGAACCGGAACAGGCCTCCGAGGAGGGCGAGGGGGACCGTTTGCGCACAACAGTGGGACCCGCGCGGCCCGTTCCGCCGTCAGGTGAGGCCCCGCACGACCTCGCGCACCGGATCACCGCGGCCAACCTCGTCCACCTCGCCGGTCACGGCACCCTGGACGCGCACGAACCGCTCCGGTCGGCGATCCTGCTCGGGCGGCCGCTGCCGCTGTCCGCGCTGCTCGAACACGACATCCAGCGCGGCACGACGGTCGTGCTCTCCGCCTGCCACCTGGCCGGGATCGGCACTCACCTGCCCGGGGAGCAACTCGGCTTCCCGGCGGCGATGCTCGCCATGGGAGCAAGCTCCGTGATCGCGGCGCTGTGGTCCATGCCCGACTCCGAGCAGACCGTCGCGTTGATGTCCTGGCTCCACGAGGAACTGAGCGGCGAGGCCTCCCCGTCCGTGGCCCTCGGCCGCGCCGTGACGCGCGCCATGGCCGAGGGCATCCCCGCGACGGTCTGGGGTCCTTTCACCCACTTCGGAGCCTGA
- a CDS encoding VanW family protein: MGRERSRTVNWRMVLPVAGGAVVLGLGGLYVTGLVAGDDIADGTSVRGVDIGGMDREQAQRVLDRKLGPAFAAPVALKIGDRTEKADPGALGLSLDTAATIDRAASAGSGPATAIGRLFASDGRDVEPVVRVDRHQGRTGLDRITEAAERQVRDGSISFENGRAKAVAPVTGVTVIEDKALDTIRDSYLRTPHSAPVVLPVKQTPPRVGTHETERALEQFAQPAMSGPVTLTLADQRIPIGPAALGRHLAMKPDGGNRLVPALDSKGLLTDPAVSRPVRDASQVPQDAVLRLDSHDRVVVAQESGTGRQVTAKALGEAVVPLLTRTGAARTGEIATTTLHPQFTSASAQRLGIKEKVSSFTVNFPRAPYRTTNVGRAVELINGSVVLPGQEWSFNRTVGERTKENGFVDGLMINNGQYVKSSGGGVSAVATTMFNALFFAGVKPVEHGAHSFYIERYPEGREATVAWGTLDLRWINDSGHAIYIKAQSTDTSVTITFLGTKKYDEIRATKGPRTNIKPPATRTDSGPECEVQTPLEGFDVSVGRVFVQDGWEVKREDFNTHYTPRDKVTCTPEKPGSAATPGASDAPPAAAESAAGPLS; encoded by the coding sequence ATGGGACGCGAACGCAGCAGAACCGTCAATTGGCGGATGGTTCTGCCCGTCGCGGGTGGGGCTGTCGTACTTGGACTCGGTGGCCTGTACGTCACGGGGCTCGTGGCAGGCGACGACATCGCTGACGGCACCAGCGTGCGCGGGGTCGACATCGGCGGGATGGACCGGGAACAGGCCCAGCGGGTGCTCGACCGGAAGCTCGGGCCGGCGTTCGCGGCACCGGTCGCGTTGAAGATCGGTGACCGTACAGAGAAGGCCGATCCCGGCGCGCTCGGGCTGTCCCTCGACACCGCGGCGACCATCGACCGTGCTGCGAGCGCAGGCTCCGGCCCGGCGACGGCGATCGGCAGACTCTTCGCCTCCGACGGCCGGGACGTCGAGCCGGTGGTACGAGTGGACAGGCACCAGGGCCGGACGGGACTCGACCGCATCACCGAGGCCGCCGAGCGTCAGGTGCGGGACGGGTCCATATCGTTCGAGAATGGCAGGGCGAAGGCCGTCGCTCCGGTCACAGGCGTCACCGTGATCGAAGACAAGGCCCTCGACACCATCCGCGACAGCTACCTCCGTACGCCGCATTCGGCGCCCGTCGTGCTGCCGGTGAAGCAGACGCCGCCGCGCGTCGGCACGCACGAAACCGAGCGGGCCCTGGAGCAATTCGCACAGCCCGCGATGTCCGGCCCGGTCACACTGACCCTCGCCGACCAGCGCATACCCATCGGCCCAGCCGCGCTCGGCAGGCATCTGGCGATGAAGCCCGACGGCGGAAACCGCCTCGTTCCCGCCCTCGACTCCAAGGGTCTGCTCACCGACCCCGCCGTCTCCCGCCCGGTGCGGGACGCCTCCCAGGTTCCTCAGGACGCCGTGCTCCGGCTCGACAGCCATGACCGCGTCGTAGTGGCCCAGGAAAGCGGCACGGGGCGGCAGGTCACCGCGAAGGCACTCGGCGAGGCCGTGGTACCCCTCCTGACCCGCACCGGCGCCGCCCGCACCGGCGAGATAGCCACAACGACGCTCCATCCGCAGTTCACGAGCGCATCGGCACAGCGGCTCGGCATCAAGGAGAAGGTCTCCTCCTTCACCGTCAACTTCCCGCGCGCGCCCTACCGCACCACCAACGTCGGCCGTGCGGTGGAGCTCATCAACGGCTCGGTTGTCCTGCCCGGACAGGAGTGGAGCTTCAACCGGACGGTCGGCGAGCGCACGAAGGAGAACGGCTTCGTCGACGGCCTCATGATCAACAACGGTCAGTACGTGAAGTCCTCCGGCGGCGGCGTCTCCGCAGTTGCCACCACCATGTTCAACGCCCTGTTCTTCGCGGGCGTCAAGCCCGTGGAGCACGGCGCCCATTCCTTCTACATCGAGCGCTACCCCGAGGGCCGCGAGGCCACGGTCGCGTGGGGCACCCTCGACCTCCGCTGGATCAACGACTCCGGTCACGCCATCTACATCAAGGCCCAATCCACCGACACGTCGGTGACCATCACCTTCCTGGGCACGAAGAAGTACGACGAGATACGGGCGACCAAGGGGCCGCGCACGAACATCAAGCCGCCCGCCACGCGCACGGACAGCGGCCCGGAGTGCGAGGTGCAGACCCCACTTGAGGGGTTCGACGTTTCCGTCGGCCGTGTCTTCGTGCAGGACGGTTGGGAAGTCAAGCGCGAAGACTTCAACACCCACTACACGCCTCGCGACAAGGTCACATGCACCCCGGAGAAACCGGGCTCCGCAGCGACGCCCGGCGCATCGGACGCACCACCCGCAGCGGCGGAGAGCGCAGCCGGCCCCCTCAGCTGA
- a CDS encoding DUF4232 domain-containing protein has product MADLRASMYQAHVRPPGTGVGAVVVEFTNVSGKPCIVQGHPTVAGAGNGSPQRNRPLTVTPTGSASAVRVAPAGKAWTKLTFVQVQGEADGYCVSGSEPVTYPTLVVGIPGAGAHQVALEDGSLAECDDKVTVTAVSATKPS; this is encoded by the coding sequence GTGGCGGACCTCAGGGCGTCCATGTACCAGGCCCACGTCCGGCCGCCGGGCACTGGAGTCGGAGCGGTGGTCGTCGAGTTCACCAATGTGTCCGGCAAGCCGTGCATCGTCCAGGGCCATCCGACCGTGGCGGGTGCGGGCAATGGTTCGCCACAGCGGAACCGTCCGCTCACGGTGACCCCTACAGGCTCCGCGTCCGCGGTGCGGGTCGCGCCGGCCGGCAAGGCATGGACGAAGCTGACGTTCGTGCAGGTCCAGGGTGAGGCCGACGGCTACTGCGTATCCGGATCCGAGCCCGTCACCTACCCAACCCTGGTGGTCGGCATCCCGGGGGCCGGAGCGCACCAAGTCGCTCTGGAGGACGGCTCTCTGGCCGAGTGCGACGACAAGGTGACTGTCACCGCCGTATCCGCGACAAAGCCCTCCTGA